The following coding sequences lie in one Pseudomonas svalbardensis genomic window:
- a CDS encoding phage tail assembly chaperone: MNAFNVLFSASTCGVYVPGINASDIPSDVIEIPQAYWISLLQQLAVAPKMISVRADNGYPVLTDTPPLVPEEAAKAERLWRDAQLLATDSMVARDRDELEDGGGTTLTTEQYAELQAYRRALRDWPQGSFFPFAEHRPTTPLWLSGYL, encoded by the coding sequence ATGAACGCGTTCAATGTTTTGTTTAGCGCAAGTACTTGCGGTGTTTATGTTCCAGGAATCAATGCGTCGGATATCCCTTCCGATGTCATAGAAATCCCCCAGGCTTATTGGATTTCGTTACTCCAACAGTTGGCTGTAGCCCCGAAAATGATTTCGGTGCGGGCCGATAATGGCTATCCCGTTCTTACGGATACACCGCCTCTTGTGCCGGAGGAAGCAGCGAAGGCCGAGCGACTTTGGCGTGATGCTCAGCTATTGGCCACCGACAGTATGGTCGCCCGCGACAGGGACGAACTGGAGGACGGCGGTGGCACGACGCTGACCACCGAGCAATACGCTGAGTTGCAGGCCTATCGCCGTGCACTTCGGGATTGGCCGCAAGGGTCGTTTTTTCCTTTCGCTGAACATCGACCCACCACGCCACTTTGGCTGAGTGGATATCTTTGA
- a CDS encoding glycoside hydrolase family 19 protein translates to MTVTQQHLQIVMPNARHQAGVFISVLNTAMAHRNINTPKRIAAFLAQVGHESGQLQYVRELGSAQYLSKYDTGALAARLGNTPEPDGDGQKYRGRGLIQITGRDNYRQCSLGLFGDDRLLFLPELLEQPQWAAESAAWFWEQNGFNELADRDQFNSITRRINGGLNGLQDRLQLWARARAVLCQSSV, encoded by the coding sequence ATGACCGTTACGCAGCAACATCTACAGATCGTTATGCCCAACGCCCGCCACCAAGCGGGCGTTTTCATTTCCGTCCTGAACACAGCCATGGCTCACCGCAACATCAACACCCCCAAACGCATTGCCGCCTTCCTCGCGCAAGTCGGTCACGAATCGGGGCAGTTGCAGTACGTACGTGAGTTGGGGAGCGCTCAGTACTTGAGCAAGTACGACACTGGCGCGCTGGCTGCGCGCTTGGGAAATACACCGGAGCCTGACGGTGACGGTCAGAAATACCGTGGCCGAGGCCTGATTCAGATCACTGGTCGCGACAATTACCGTCAGTGCAGTCTCGGACTCTTCGGTGATGATCGTTTACTGTTTTTGCCAGAACTACTGGAACAACCGCAATGGGCCGCCGAATCGGCCGCGTGGTTCTGGGAGCAAAATGGCTTCAATGAACTGGCCGACCGCGACCAGTTCAACAGCATCACCCGCCGCATCAACGGCGGCCTGAACGGTTTGCAGGATCGCTTGCAACTCTGGGCGCGGGCGAGGGCGGTGTTATGCCAGTCTTCGGTTTGA
- a CDS encoding lysis system i-spanin subunit Rz — MPVFGLMPMSYRVIGVVVFLAVLAGGSAALAWRFQDWRYGGQLAEQAKLHAEALNQLTLATATQQQAEQHEHLALEQRLSASEQTHYRALSDAQRDQGRLRDRLATADVRLSVLLDAHDAASFCAVPTASGASRVDHGVARARLDPAHAQRIIAITDAGDRGLIALQACQAYIRALAR; from the coding sequence ATGCCAGTCTTCGGTTTGATGCCGATGTCTTACCGCGTCATTGGCGTTGTTGTTTTTCTGGCTGTGTTGGCCGGTGGCTCGGCGGCGCTGGCCTGGCGCTTTCAGGATTGGCGTTATGGCGGGCAACTGGCGGAACAGGCCAAGCTGCACGCCGAGGCACTGAATCAGCTGACCCTGGCAACCGCGACGCAGCAACAGGCCGAGCAGCACGAGCATCTGGCGCTGGAGCAGCGGCTGTCGGCCAGCGAACAAACCCATTATCGAGCGCTTAGCGATGCCCAACGTGATCAAGGTCGCCTGCGCGATCGTCTTGCCACTGCTGATGTGCGCTTGTCAGTCCTCCTCGATGCCCATGACGCCGCCTCTTTCTGTGCCGTGCCAACCGCCTCCGGAGCCAGCCGCGTGGATCATGGAGTCGCACGCGCCCGACTTGACCCGGCGCATGCTCAGCGAATTATCGCCATCACCGACGCGGGGGACCGCGGACTGATTGCCTTGCAGG